Proteins encoded within one genomic window of Triticum aestivum cultivar Chinese Spring chromosome 2D, IWGSC CS RefSeq v2.1, whole genome shotgun sequence:
- the LOC123052525 gene encoding probable pyruvate, phosphate dikinase regulatory protein, chloroplastic: MMSAKLGAATPSVLLTPSPRPHGLRPSPTAASCLPDTATGPPLSAGPDQEHSGAPGQEEAAVSSPSQPRSRASSQLSRWSRARALRSGRRLELPAIRASAALEVPTKSPPPTEQEATATEDDDDGDEAVGVGSEAAGNSIYMVSDGTGSTLEHSVNAVLGQFEHCLVDRRCATSTHLFSGIDDMDNLIEIVRQAAKEGALLLYTLADPSMAEATKKACDLWGVPCTDVLRPTIDAIASHIGVAPSGISRSSASRKGQLSEDYFQRIEAIDFTIKQDDGAQPQNLARAHIVLVGVSRTGKTPLSIYLAQKGYKVANVPIVMGIDLPKALFEIDQDKIFGLTINPVVLQAIRKTRANTLGFHGQKSNYAEMEHVRQELDHANQIFVRHPTWPVIQVTGKAVEETAAVIVRIYHDRKQKCSMPRISKRVAPIRVYDSLSEMVNTPVEPEKVLAMDV; the protein is encoded by the exons ATGATGAGCGCCAAGCTCGGCGCGGCGACGCCGTCCGTGCTCCTCACGCCCTCCCCTCGGCCCCACGGCCTCCGCCCCTCCCCCACCGCCGCGTCATGCCTCCCCgacaccgccaccggcccgcctCTAAGCGCGGGACCGGACCAAGAGCACTCTGGCGCGCCCGGGCAAGAGGAGGCGGCGGTCTCCTCCCCCTCCCAGCCGCGCTCGCGAGCGAGCTCGCAGCTGAGCCGCTGGTCCCGCGCGCGCGCTCTCCGGTCCGGCCGGAGGCTGGAGCTGCCGGCCATACGGGCGAGCGCGGCGCTCGAGGTGCCGACCAAGTCGCCGCCGCCCACCGAGCAGGAGGCCACAGCgacggaggacgacgacgatggcgacgaGGCGGTTGGGGTCGGAAGCGAGGCAGCGGGGAACTCGATCTACATGGTGTCGGACGGGACGGGTTCGACGTTGGAGCACTCGGTGAATGCCGTGCTCGGGCAATTCGAGCACTGCCTCGTCGACCGCCGCTGTGCCACAAGCACCCACCTCTTCTCTGGG ATTGATGACATGGACAACCTTATTGAGATAGTCAGGCAAGCAGCAAAAGAAGGAGCATTGCTTCTATATACCCTTGCCGATCCTTCAATGGCTGAGGCAACTAAGAAGGCTTGTGATTTATGGGGTGTTCCATGCACCGATGTTCTTCGTCCTACTATTGACGCCATAGCTTCTCATATTGGTGTTGCTCCATCTGGAATTTCACGAAGCTCTGCTAGCCGAAAGGGTCAACTTTCTGAGGATTACTTCCAACGAATCGAAGCAATTGATTTCACCATCAAACAAGATGATGGTGCTCAGCCACAGAACCTTGCCCGTGCACACATTGTGCTTGTTGGTGTTTCACGTACCGGGAAGACACCATTGTCAATTTATCTTGCACAAAAAGGGTACAAAGTGGCAAACGTCCCAATTGTGATGGGTATTGATCTTCCAAAGGCCCTATTTGAGATCGACCAGGATAAGATCTTTGGGTTGACGATAAACCCCGTGGTTCTTCAGGCAATCAGAAAGACAAGAGCAAATACTCTAGGATTTCATGGGCAGAAGAGCAATTATGCTGAAATGGAGCACGTGAGGCAGGAGCTCGACCATGCAAATCAAATTTTTGTTCGGCACCCAACATGGCCAGTGATCC AGGTCACTGGAAAAGCTGTAGAGGAAACAGCTGCTGTCATTGTTAGAATATACCATGACAGGAAACAGAAGTGCTCCATGCCACGCATATCAAAACG GGTAGCTCCAATTCGAGTCTATGATTCCCTGTCAGAGATGGTCAACACTCCTGTTGAGCCTGAAAAAGTATTGGCTATGGACGTATGA
- the LOC123052526 gene encoding uncharacterized protein → MGDAASNHPVLAQSSSDAGHAAGTGGFIALDVAALSSLAGDGPETTPAAPPASTPRTPRVVRSLSRKGSERKQADGDAATGTTGGGVGTGERPPLSPLLVHVAAAEEMLNGHRLVNTPGGAGTPGGKSRRLGRRPAPWLDPRRVVFLFATLSSVGTLILLYFTLSMSKMDSAGSGTGADSDAR, encoded by the exons ATGGGGGACGCCGCCTCCAACCATCCC GTTCTTGCACAGTCGAGCTCGGACGCCGGCCACGCCGCCGGGACCGGTGGGTTCATCGCCCTCGACGTGGCCGCCCTCTCGTCGCTCGCCGGCGACGGCCCGGAAACGACGCCGGCAGCGCCGCCGGCCTCGACCCCGAGGACACCT AGGGTGGTGAGGTCGCTCTCGCGGAAGGGGTCAGAAAGGAAGCAGGCCGACGGCGACGCCGCCACTGGCACCACAG GAGGCGGGGTAGGGACGGGCGAGAGGCCGCCGCTCTCCCCGCTCTTGGTCCACGTGGCGGCCGCCGAGGAGATGCTGAACGGGCACCGGCTGGTGAACACGCCGGGGGGCGCCGGGACGCCGGGAGGGAAGTCCAGGCGACTGGGGCGGCGTCCGGCGCCGTGGCTGGATCCCCGAAGGGTCGTCTTCCTCTTCGCCACGCT GTCCAGCGTGGGGACGTTGATTCTGCTCTACTTCACCCTTTCCATGAGCAAGATGGACAGCGCCGGGAGCGGCACGGGAGCCGACAGCGATGCACGGTGA